From the Gramella sp. Hel_I_59 genome, one window contains:
- the bioA gene encoding adenosylmethionine--8-amino-7-oxononanoate transaminase, whose translation MQEVEISSSLKERDSKHLWHPLTQHKVSAEMLPISKASGVILTDDEGSEYIDGISSWYTAVYGHCNPYITNKVAAQMQNLDQVVFSGFTHEPAIELSEALIKILPEGQQKLFFNDNGSTATEIGIKMALQYHHNLGNDRKVMLAFENGFHGDTFGAMSVSGLSVYNGAFEDHFIRVERIPVPNGTNNKAILDQLESILSKENIAGFIYEPLIQGAAAMKFHDAEGLNAILKLCRQHEVLLVADEVMTGFGKTGTYFASDHIEEKPDVICMSKALTAGLLPMGLTSCNQKVYDAFYSDEIAKGLFHGHTYTANPLACTAALAGIELLTSEEIQQNIQRISEKNKKFVLELEQNQQVLNARSMGVILAFELDVEMERYGNLRNKLFRFFMDNGLFLRPLGNTIYIVPPYVTSEEQMKSIYKLLQECIDQFQA comes from the coding sequence ATGCAAGAAGTAGAAATTAGTTCAAGCCTTAAAGAAAGAGATAGTAAACATTTATGGCATCCGCTTACACAGCATAAAGTTTCAGCAGAAATGCTGCCAATTTCAAAAGCGAGCGGCGTTATACTTACTGATGATGAAGGTAGTGAGTATATCGACGGAATCTCATCCTGGTACACTGCGGTGTATGGGCATTGCAATCCCTATATTACAAACAAAGTCGCTGCGCAGATGCAGAATCTGGATCAGGTGGTTTTCAGCGGATTCACACATGAGCCTGCCATAGAGCTATCTGAAGCATTGATAAAAATATTACCTGAAGGGCAGCAGAAACTGTTTTTCAACGATAATGGCTCCACAGCGACCGAGATCGGGATCAAAATGGCTTTGCAGTATCATCATAACCTTGGAAATGATCGAAAAGTAATGCTGGCTTTTGAAAATGGATTCCATGGAGATACTTTTGGCGCAATGTCAGTCTCCGGACTTTCAGTTTATAATGGAGCTTTTGAAGATCATTTTATACGCGTAGAACGTATTCCGGTTCCGAATGGGACGAACAATAAGGCAATTCTTGATCAATTAGAATCTATACTTAGCAAGGAAAATATCGCCGGATTTATATACGAACCTCTAATTCAGGGCGCTGCAGCTATGAAGTTCCACGATGCTGAAGGATTGAATGCAATATTAAAACTTTGCCGTCAACATGAAGTTCTTCTGGTAGCAGATGAGGTGATGACCGGTTTCGGGAAAACCGGAACTTATTTTGCTTCAGATCATATAGAGGAAAAGCCAGATGTGATCTGCATGTCCAAAGCTCTAACGGCAGGCTTGCTGCCAATGGGACTAACCTCTTGTAATCAAAAAGTATATGATGCTTTCTATTCAGATGAAATTGCGAAAGGTCTTTTTCACGGGCATACCTATACCGCGAATCCACTTGCGTGTACAGCGGCCCTGGCAGGAATAGAATTATTGACTTCCGAGGAAATCCAGCAGAACATTCAAAGAATTTCAGAAAAAAACAAGAAGTTCGTTCTTGAATTGGAGCAAAACCAACAAGTTCTCAATGCTCGCTCTATGGGAGTGATCCTTGCTTTTGAACTTGATGTAGAAATGGAGCGTTATGGGAATTTGAGAAATAAGCTTTTCAGGTTTTTTATGGATAATGGGTTGTTTTTACGTCCGCTTGGGAATACGATCTATATCGTGCCGCCTTATGTTACTTCTGAAGAGCAGATGAAATCGATTTACAAATTACTTCAGGAATGTATAGATCAATTTCAGGCGTAA
- the bioD gene encoding dethiobiotin synthase, translating into MPAHYFITGISTDVGKSIAAAMITEALEADYWKPVQAGDLDNSDAHKVERLVSNSRTTFHKNSYALNSPMSPHAAAEIDSVKIDLKKIKRPETNRDLVIEGAGGLLVPLNNKSTILDLIEKDDYVILVSRHYLGSINHTLLSIEMLKSRGIENIKIIFSGDEHQSTEQAILDHSGIEVLGRIEQEPYFDKNVVLEYAEKWKEKLCKK; encoded by the coding sequence ATGCCTGCTCATTATTTTATTACCGGAATTAGTACAGATGTTGGAAAGAGCATCGCAGCTGCAATGATCACTGAAGCACTGGAAGCCGATTACTGGAAGCCTGTACAGGCAGGTGATCTTGATAATTCAGATGCTCATAAGGTGGAACGTTTGGTTAGTAACTCCAGGACGACTTTTCATAAGAATAGCTATGCTTTGAATAGTCCCATGAGTCCGCATGCTGCTGCGGAAATTGATTCAGTAAAGATCGATTTAAAAAAGATCAAAAGACCTGAAACCAACCGCGATCTCGTTATTGAAGGAGCTGGTGGATTACTTGTGCCTTTAAATAACAAAAGCACAATTCTGGATCTAATTGAAAAAGATGATTACGTCATTCTGGTTTCCAGGCATTATCTGGGAAGTATAAATCATACTTTGTTAAGTATTGAGATGCTTAAGTCACGAGGGATAGAAAATATTAAGATCATTTTTAGCGGAGATGAGCATCAAAGTACTGAACAGGCGATCCTGGATCATAGCGGTATTGAAGTACTGGGAAGAATAGAGCAGGAGCCGTACTTTGATAAAAATGTAGTACTGGAATATGCTGAAAAATGGAAGGAGAAATTATGCAAGAAGTAG
- a CDS encoding pyridoxal phosphate-dependent aminotransferase family protein: MQKLPLKLEKRLEKRKHDNSFRSLPSEIKGVDFFSNDYLGFSSSEVVRNRTSEIMEAQAYQNGATGSRLLSGNHPLFSKAEKMIAEFHNAESALIFNSGYDANLGFFSAVPQKGDIIFYDELSHASIRDGIRMSLAKSYKFSHNSLENLESKLRKSDTSSNDFQVYIVTESVFSMDGDIPDLEGITRLSRQYNALLIIDEAHATGVFGDNGVGLVQQLGIEENVFARIQTFGKAIGSHGAAILGGEQLRNYLINFARSFIYTTALPPHTLATLIAVYENLQLDVENITKLRGNINFFKAELDRNALTKRFINSDSAIQSCIVPGNDRVKWIALQLQENDFVVKPILSPTVPLGQERLRFCLHAYNSKQEISEVLERLANFVQKSN, from the coding sequence ATGCAAAAGCTTCCATTAAAATTAGAGAAAAGACTTGAGAAAAGGAAACATGATAATTCCTTTAGAAGTCTTCCTTCAGAAATTAAAGGAGTAGATTTTTTTTCTAATGATTATCTTGGTTTTTCTTCTTCGGAAGTAGTTAGAAATAGAACTTCGGAGATAATGGAAGCGCAAGCTTATCAAAATGGAGCTACCGGTTCCAGACTTCTTTCGGGTAATCATCCATTATTCAGTAAAGCTGAAAAGATGATTGCTGAATTTCATAACGCTGAATCTGCTCTAATCTTTAATTCCGGTTACGATGCTAATCTTGGTTTTTTTTCCGCAGTACCGCAAAAAGGTGATATCATATTTTATGATGAGTTAAGTCATGCGTCTATCCGGGATGGTATTAGAATGAGCCTGGCGAAATCTTATAAATTTTCTCATAACAGTCTTGAAAATCTGGAATCAAAACTGCGAAAATCCGATACTTCTTCGAATGATTTTCAGGTTTATATAGTGACCGAATCTGTGTTCTCCATGGACGGTGATATTCCAGATCTTGAGGGAATAACTAGACTTTCCAGGCAGTATAATGCCTTGCTGATTATAGACGAAGCTCATGCTACCGGCGTATTTGGAGATAATGGTGTTGGTTTGGTGCAGCAACTAGGAATCGAAGAAAATGTATTTGCAAGAATCCAGACCTTCGGGAAGGCAATTGGAAGCCATGGCGCTGCTATCCTGGGAGGTGAACAGTTAAGAAATTATTTGATCAATTTTGCAAGGAGCTTTATTTATACCACTGCGCTACCACCACATACCCTTGCTACACTTATAGCAGTTTATGAAAATCTACAATTAGATGTTGAGAATATTACAAAGCTTCGCGGAAACATCAATTTCTTTAAAGCTGAACTTGATAGGAACGCGCTTACAAAAAGATTTATAAACAGCGATTCTGCTATACAAAGCTGCATCGTGCCAGGAAATGATCGGGTTAAGTGGATTGCTTTGCAGTTACAGGAAAATGATTTTGTGGTAAAACCCATATTATCGCCAACGGTTCCTTTGGGACAGGAAAGATTAAGATTTTGTCTACATGCCTATAATTCGAAGCAAGAAATTTCGGAGGTCTTGGAAAGGCTGGCTAACTTTGTGCAAAAATCGAATTAA
- a CDS encoding MgtC/SapB family protein, whose product MNWELFALRVVLATIAGLVIGYEREIQGKGAGLKTNALVALGSAIFILMALRFQNEESVDITRVLGQIVVGIGFIGAGTILEKKRKIQGLTTAATVWCSAATGCLAGFGMYTELGIISGLILIINLVFGYVEHEMIKKNEQDEEKKD is encoded by the coding sequence ATGAACTGGGAACTATTTGCTCTTAGAGTAGTACTTGCAACGATTGCCGGACTGGTAATTGGCTATGAACGGGAAATCCAGGGCAAAGGTGCAGGATTGAAAACCAACGCACTGGTGGCTCTTGGCTCCGCGATCTTTATATTAATGGCTCTTAGGTTTCAAAACGAAGAGTCGGTGGATATCACTCGGGTACTTGGGCAGATCGTTGTTGGTATTGGATTTATTGGCGCAGGAACTATTCTGGAAAAGAAGAGAAAAATTCAGGGTCTTACCACTGCAGCTACAGTCTGGTGTAGTGCTGCTACCGGGTGTCTTGCTGGTTTTGGAATGTATACAGAACTAGGAATTATAAGCGGACTTATTCTAATAATTAACCTTGTATTTGGCTACGTTGAACACGAGATGATCAAAAAGAATGAACAGGATGAGGAGAAAAAAGATTAA
- the mnhG gene encoding monovalent cation/H(+) antiporter subunit G: protein MIDIIIAAIATLGALFVLLAAIGIVRMPDTYLRISVTTKAATLGVGLLLLSSTVFFSNADVTSQAFVIILFLFLTAPVSAHLIGRASYFIGVKLWDKSVMDELQGKYQKNTHILKSKVDDTPEDNVDHSKMDDADK from the coding sequence ATGATAGATATCATAATTGCCGCCATAGCAACACTGGGAGCCCTTTTCGTTCTTTTAGCAGCGATCGGGATCGTTCGTATGCCAGACACTTATCTTCGTATTTCAGTAACTACCAAAGCTGCGACTCTTGGAGTTGGTCTTTTATTACTAAGTTCCACTGTATTCTTTAGTAATGCAGATGTGACTTCACAGGCATTTGTAATCATTCTGTTTCTATTCTTAACGGCTCCTGTTAGTGCTCACCTTATTGGAAGAGCTTCTTATTTTATTGGAGTTAAACTTTGGGATAAGTCGGTAATGGATGAATTGCAGGGTAAATACCAAAAGAACACCCACATCTTAAAAAGCAAGGTGGACGATACCCCTGAAGATAACGTGGATCATAGCAAAATGGATGATGCCGATAAGTAA
- a CDS encoding monovalent cation/H+ antiporter complex subunit F: MTLVEYLHYIILPILVISAVLILWRFMKGPSIADKIVSLDLLITTGIGIIAIYSIIYNQSTLMDTALILALIAFLSTVALSFYLEKRKRK, encoded by the coding sequence ATGACGTTAGTTGAATATTTACATTATATCATATTACCCATATTGGTGATCTCTGCAGTTTTGATACTTTGGAGATTTATGAAGGGTCCAAGCATTGCAGATAAGATTGTATCGCTCGACCTTCTCATTACGACCGGAATCGGGATCATTGCGATATACAGTATTATTTACAATCAATCCACCTTGATGGATACTGCGCTAATTCTGGCATTAATCGCATTTTTAAGTACAGTAGCGCTTTCATTTTATCTTGAAAAACGTAAAAGGAAATGA
- a CDS encoding Na+/H+ antiporter subunit E, whose amino-acid sequence MKNKFLSNILLTFVWVALTGDFSFENYLFGFFLNFHILWLITVGRKRTRYFLIVPKIILLLLNFLYELVKANIEVAYEVITPRLNVTPGIIMVPLDVKSDIGITVLANMISLTPGTLSIDVSNDKKVLFVHAMYLKDREKFIRGIKDGFERRILEVLS is encoded by the coding sequence ATGAAGAATAAATTTCTTTCAAACATATTGCTAACGTTCGTATGGGTTGCCCTAACGGGTGATTTTTCATTCGAAAACTATCTGTTTGGATTTTTTCTGAATTTTCATATTCTCTGGCTCATAACAGTAGGTAGAAAACGAACCCGTTATTTTCTTATAGTTCCGAAGATCATATTGCTGTTACTGAATTTTCTTTACGAGCTTGTAAAAGCAAACATTGAGGTTGCATATGAAGTGATCACACCAAGACTTAATGTGACGCCGGGAATAATCATGGTTCCGCTGGATGTAAAATCTGATATTGGAATTACCGTTCTTGCAAATATGATATCTCTTACACCAGGAACTTTGAGCATAGATGTATCGAACGATAAAAAGGTTCTTTTTGTACATGCAATGTACCTGAAGGATAGAGAGAAATTCATCCGTGGAATCAAAGATGGATTTGAACGTAGAATTTTGGAAGTGCTGTCATGA
- a CDS encoding proton-conducting transporter membrane subunit yields the protein MTQQLILYPLFLQMAISIILMFGWSRIRFQKIFSIFGSTMSVILAIVLFSYIWQNGTQTIQAGNWEAPFGITFVADSLAATLVLLTAISGLAVSIFSAGSVLRDRLRFGYFPIFHFLLLGLNGAFLTGDIFNLYVWFEIIIISSFVLITIGGEKAQLEGAVKYFTLNILASMIFLTAIAVLYGITGSLNMADLAGQVAAVENRGLVQITAVLFLIGFGIKAGVFPLYFWLPASYHTPPFAVSAIFGGLLTKVGVYALIRVFTLIFVNEPFLNNIIMVIAILTLVSGGIGALVQNNMRKVFSYLIICHIGYMIAGIGMFTEIAIAGAIFYLIHDIIVKTNLFMLSGVVYRITGTNSMRDLGGIYAKYPKISLLLFIPLFSLVGIPPLSGFWPKINLIKAGFTGGNYITVAAIIFASFITLVIIAKMWAEVFWKDAKEMPERKYFGYYHKMTNLKRSQFIVPVAMLSIVSLYIGFGAEHIQELSARIADELVNSEGYIEAVLKTKN from the coding sequence ATGACACAGCAATTAATATTATATCCGCTTTTCTTACAGATGGCCATCAGTATTATACTTATGTTCGGCTGGTCCAGGATTCGTTTTCAGAAGATATTCAGCATCTTTGGGAGTACGATGAGCGTAATTCTGGCGATCGTTCTTTTCAGCTATATCTGGCAAAATGGGACTCAAACCATACAAGCCGGGAACTGGGAAGCTCCCTTCGGAATCACCTTTGTTGCAGATTCACTGGCAGCTACGCTTGTACTATTAACCGCAATTTCAGGACTTGCAGTTTCCATATTTTCCGCAGGTTCAGTATTAAGAGACCGGCTAAGATTTGGCTATTTTCCCATATTTCATTTCCTGTTATTAGGTTTGAATGGGGCTTTTTTAACCGGTGATATTTTCAACCTCTATGTGTGGTTTGAAATCATTATTATTAGTTCGTTCGTGCTGATTACCATTGGAGGTGAAAAGGCTCAGCTTGAAGGAGCTGTAAAATATTTCACGCTGAATATTTTAGCTTCCATGATCTTCCTAACGGCGATCGCTGTACTTTACGGTATTACCGGAAGCTTGAATATGGCCGATCTTGCTGGTCAGGTAGCTGCTGTGGAAAATCGCGGACTCGTTCAAATTACTGCCGTATTATTCTTAATAGGTTTCGGGATCAAAGCAGGAGTTTTTCCGCTGTATTTCTGGTTACCGGCTTCGTATCATACACCTCCGTTCGCCGTATCGGCTATTTTCGGAGGATTATTGACCAAAGTAGGTGTATATGCTTTAATACGGGTGTTTACACTAATATTTGTCAACGAACCCTTTCTGAATAACATTATCATGGTCATCGCCATACTTACTTTAGTGAGTGGTGGAATTGGAGCACTGGTGCAAAATAACATGAGGAAGGTATTTTCATATCTAATCATCTGTCATATTGGATACATGATCGCAGGGATCGGGATGTTCACAGAAATTGCTATTGCAGGTGCGATCTTCTACCTTATTCATGATATTATCGTAAAAACCAATCTTTTCATGCTGAGCGGGGTGGTTTATAGAATTACAGGAACTAACAGCATGCGGGATCTTGGAGGTATTTATGCTAAATACCCGAAGATAAGTTTATTGCTATTTATTCCATTATTTAGCTTGGTCGGGATTCCGCCATTATCTGGTTTCTGGCCAAAGATCAACCTAATTAAAGCCGGATTTACTGGGGGTAACTATATTACCGTTGCGGCGATCATCTTTGCCAGCTTTATAACTTTAGTGATCATTGCGAAAATGTGGGCTGAAGTGTTCTGGAAAGATGCTAAGGAAATGCCGGAAAGAAAATATTTTGGATATTATCATAAGATGACCAATCTAAAACGCTCGCAATTTATCGTGCCGGTAGCTATGCTTAGTATTGTATCTTTGTATATTGGTTTTGGAGCTGAACATATTCAGGAGCTTTCTGCAAGAATTGCCGATGAATTGGTAAATAGTGAAGGGTACATTGAGGCAGTTTTAAAGACGAAGAATTAA
- a CDS encoding Na+/H+ antiporter subunit C, translated as MEILLALMVGILYGTGIYMMLRRSMVKLIIGIILLGNGANLLIFLLGRITKGAPPIIPGDSKVFVEAFADPVPQALILTAIVISFGLQSFAIVLVKRAHTVVRTDDLDEMNATDEDS; from the coding sequence ATGGAGATACTTTTAGCATTAATGGTAGGTATTCTATACGGAACTGGTATTTATATGATGCTTCGCCGAAGTATGGTGAAACTTATTATAGGAATCATATTACTAGGTAACGGCGCAAACCTGCTTATTTTTCTCCTCGGAAGAATAACCAAAGGAGCTCCTCCAATTATACCCGGAGATTCCAAGGTTTTCGTAGAAGCCTTTGCCGATCCTGTACCGCAGGCATTGATCCTTACTGCCATTGTAATTAGTTTTGGATTGCAATCTTTTGCCATCGTTCTGGTAAAGAGGGCGCATACCGTAGTTAGAACTGATGATTTGGACGAAATGAACGCAACCGACGAAGATTCATGA
- a CDS encoding Na+/H+ antiporter subunit B — protein MRTTIILKTASNYLLPVLLVFSIFILLRGHYLPGGGFVGGLIASIAFILHSFANGLEKTKELLIVHPGFLLPVGLAISFMAGLAPVIFFDMPFMTGLWSHDTVAILGKVGSALFFDIGVYLVVNGVTLTIIFTISESA, from the coding sequence ATGCGAACAACCATCATATTAAAAACAGCTTCTAATTACCTTTTACCGGTATTGTTGGTGTTTTCGATTTTTATCCTTCTCCGTGGGCATTACCTGCCAGGAGGTGGATTTGTTGGCGGCCTTATCGCATCTATTGCTTTTATATTGCATTCGTTTGCCAACGGACTCGAGAAAACCAAAGAGCTTTTAATCGTGCATCCAGGATTTTTATTACCGGTAGGACTCGCTATTTCGTTTATGGCTGGTCTTGCTCCAGTGATATTTTTCGATATGCCCTTCATGACCGGACTTTGGTCACATGATACAGTTGCTATTCTAGGAAAAGTAGGTTCAGCACTATTTTTCGACATAGGAGTGTACCTCGTGGTAAATGGAGTGACTCTTACAATAATCTTTACAATTTCTGAATCGGCCTGA
- a CDS encoding putative monovalent cation/H+ antiporter subunit A produces the protein MLTAILTGFIFSILLVFVGKFFKGKLSILASIVPLGLFLYFFQFIAPIADGEVITRSFQWIPSFGVDLGFKLDGLSLLFSLMITGIGFLVFAYTSSYLKGHEYLDRFYGYLAAFMGAMLGLVLSDNMITLFVFWELTSISSFFLIGFNNTNPASRKSAMTALGITGIGGLLLLASALLLNNITGTYSISEMLSMSEAIRGNEFYAVAVMLLFGAAFTKSAQFPFHFWLPGAMKAPTPVSTYLHSATMVKAGIYLLMRFTPILGGENIWNYTLIIVGGITMLYSAIHTLFRTDLKGILAYSTISALGILVFLIGLGTEEAFLAAAVFIIVHALYKATLFLVTGIIDHQTHTRDVTRLAGLNKIMLPVGIAGILAAISSAGIPPTIGFIGKELTYEATYHSETIIIISMIAIVLTKILLLYAGFVAGIKPFTGKLPEEHKNVKAPGPIMWIPPVLLATLGLVFGIAPFLIEGALIKPVVTALGGDASEIHLALWHGFNLIFILSLITIGVGTTLYFVIKPSEKLVASAAKFNSISPENILNLINKGFVQFSNFWTNFFQNGYLRNYISIIILFLVVLVGYIMIGNTRFVIDYNSLSKITVYEITTTLILIAGIFYTVFTESRLAAVAAMGVVGLSICLIFVFYSAPDLAMTQFSIDTLTVILFVLVLYKLPKYLKLSDYKTRVRDGVLSSVFGLIITVLALEVLSEPVSKQVGEFYAANSYVEAHGKNVVNVILVDFRGADTLIEVSVLSIAAVGVFGLMKLRLKMRDRKRYADTSLKQENKEQ, from the coding sequence ATGCTTACCGCAATTCTTACAGGATTTATATTTTCTATTCTCTTGGTTTTTGTAGGGAAGTTCTTCAAAGGTAAGCTCTCGATACTGGCTTCCATAGTACCACTTGGGCTCTTTTTATACTTTTTCCAGTTTATAGCTCCAATTGCAGATGGTGAAGTAATTACCAGATCCTTTCAATGGATTCCATCCTTTGGAGTAGATCTTGGTTTTAAGCTGGACGGCTTGTCGTTGCTATTTTCTTTAATGATCACGGGGATTGGTTTCCTTGTTTTTGCGTATACCTCTTCTTACTTAAAAGGGCACGAGTACCTGGATAGATTTTATGGATATCTCGCTGCGTTCATGGGTGCAATGCTTGGACTGGTACTTTCTGATAACATGATCACTTTGTTTGTGTTCTGGGAACTTACCAGTATTAGTTCTTTCTTTTTAATCGGCTTCAATAATACTAATCCTGCTTCCCGAAAATCGGCAATGACCGCTTTGGGTATTACCGGAATAGGAGGATTATTACTTCTTGCTTCAGCTTTATTACTAAATAATATTACAGGCACCTACAGCATTTCAGAAATGCTGAGTATGAGTGAAGCTATTCGTGGTAACGAATTTTACGCAGTTGCTGTTATGCTGTTATTTGGTGCGGCTTTCACAAAATCGGCTCAATTCCCATTTCACTTCTGGTTACCCGGAGCAATGAAGGCTCCAACACCGGTATCCACCTACCTGCATTCTGCCACCATGGTAAAAGCAGGAATCTATTTATTAATGCGTTTTACTCCTATTCTTGGAGGTGAAAATATCTGGAATTATACGCTGATCATCGTTGGGGGAATTACTATGCTTTACTCTGCGATCCATACCTTGTTCAGAACAGATCTTAAAGGGATCCTGGCCTATTCAACAATTTCGGCCTTAGGTATTCTGGTGTTTTTAATTGGTCTGGGGACCGAAGAAGCATTCTTGGCTGCAGCAGTATTTATCATTGTTCATGCGTTATATAAAGCAACTTTGTTCCTGGTAACGGGAATCATAGATCATCAAACACATACCCGTGATGTCACCAGACTCGCGGGACTTAATAAAATTATGCTTCCGGTTGGGATCGCCGGGATACTGGCAGCAATTTCCAGTGCCGGGATTCCCCCAACGATAGGTTTTATTGGAAAGGAACTTACGTACGAAGCTACATATCATTCAGAAACGATTATCATAATTTCGATGATCGCGATAGTTCTTACTAAGATTCTCTTGCTATATGCAGGTTTTGTAGCGGGAATCAAGCCATTCACCGGGAAACTGCCTGAAGAACACAAAAACGTGAAAGCTCCTGGTCCAATCATGTGGATTCCGCCGGTATTACTTGCAACTTTAGGTCTTGTTTTTGGAATTGCTCCATTTCTAATTGAAGGTGCTTTAATTAAACCTGTAGTTACGGCTCTTGGTGGTGATGCTTCTGAAATTCATCTGGCACTTTGGCACGGATTTAATCTAATTTTTATACTTAGTTTGATCACTATTGGTGTTGGAACTACGTTATATTTTGTAATCAAACCTTCAGAAAAACTGGTAGCATCTGCAGCGAAATTCAACTCAATTTCACCTGAAAATATTCTGAATCTTATCAATAAAGGTTTTGTACAATTCTCTAACTTCTGGACGAATTTCTTTCAGAATGGATACTTAAGAAACTACATTTCTATCATTATTCTCTTTCTGGTGGTATTGGTCGGTTATATAATGATTGGAAATACTCGTTTCGTGATCGACTATAATTCATTATCTAAAATCACTGTCTATGAGATCACCACTACTTTGATTTTGATTGCTGGAATCTTCTATACAGTTTTTACTGAATCCCGTTTGGCAGCGGTTGCAGCTATGGGTGTGGTTGGTCTATCGATTTGTTTGATCTTTGTATTTTATTCGGCGCCCGATCTGGCCATGACCCAGTTCTCAATTGATACACTTACAGTAATTCTATTCGTACTGGTATTGTATAAATTACCTAAGTATTTGAAACTTTCAGACTATAAAACGCGTGTGAGGGACGGTGTGCTATCCAGTGTATTCGGTTTGATCATTACGGTTCTAGCGCTTGAAGTACTTTCTGAACCTGTAAGCAAGCAGGTTGGGGAGTTCTACGCTGCAAACTCATATGTTGAAGCTCATGGAAAAAACGTTGTGAACGTGATCCTTGTTGACTTCCGTGGTGCAGATACACTAATAGAAGTTTCAGTATTATCTATAGCAGCAGTTGGAGTATTCGGCTTGATGAAATTAAGACTTAAGATGAGAGATAGAAAACGATATGCCGATACAAGTCTAAAACAAGAAAATAAGGAACAATAA
- a CDS encoding DUF2975 domain-containing protein — MKPPKFLKTIINISYILLLLKLIITSLCYIYFLLGGSVKLSSLDYITIVENEESTAAAIVFFTLEIIYTSILFSSVYILKKLIKDFEKERLYTKLQISGLSLAGKLIIGLVILQIVAEFFTVFIFDNRLEIGLSIENDLGSPWLVISIGLFLIYLSKIFKNSASLLKENELTI; from the coding sequence ATGAAGCCGCCAAAATTCCTAAAAACGATAATCAACATTTCCTACATTCTTCTTTTACTTAAACTAATTATAACCAGTCTATGTTATATATATTTTCTTTTAGGTGGAAGCGTAAAACTTAGCTCCCTAGATTATATTACCATCGTTGAGAACGAAGAGTCAACAGCAGCTGCAATAGTTTTCTTCACTCTTGAGATTATTTATACATCAATTTTATTTTCATCAGTATATATTTTGAAAAAGTTAATTAAAGACTTTGAAAAAGAAAGGTTGTATACGAAACTCCAAATTTCTGGATTAAGCCTCGCAGGAAAATTAATAATTGGGTTAGTTATTCTACAGATAGTAGCGGAATTCTTCACTGTATTCATTTTTGATAACAGATTAGAAATAGGTCTTTCTATTGAAAATGATCTTGGAAGTCCTTGGCTGGTAATATCAATTGGTTTATTTCTTATTTATTTGAGTAAAATCTTTAAAAATAGCGCCAGTTTATTGAAGGAAAATGAATTAACTATCTAA
- a CDS encoding DUF2975 domain-containing protein: MSKNSLLKTAAFLCQLLNGAFILVLVILTIVFIHFQVDRDFYNGWHADKPIKGNSIKFQKVIGEEVPDEDVIYMTDWNTASLYFNYLRFAGIILLMYLAIKQFQNVLKSVENLETFKTTNVQAFQRIGIYCLIISGLSWITMWDFDNYHVSGFHLDFDFLIIALLAFIFAEIFKEGNQLMEENKLTV, from the coding sequence ATGAGTAAAAATAGCCTACTTAAAACCGCAGCTTTTCTCTGTCAATTGCTTAACGGAGCTTTCATTCTTGTCTTAGTTATTCTCACGATTGTTTTTATCCACTTTCAAGTAGATCGCGATTTTTATAATGGATGGCATGCAGACAAACCGATAAAAGGCAATTCTATAAAATTCCAGAAAGTAATAGGAGAAGAAGTTCCAGATGAGGATGTTATCTATATGACCGATTGGAATACAGCTTCGCTATATTTCAATTATCTAAGATTTGCAGGAATAATTCTTCTCATGTACCTAGCTATAAAACAATTTCAAAATGTTTTAAAGTCAGTAGAAAATCTAGAAACCTTTAAAACCACCAATGTGCAGGCATTCCAAAGGATAGGAATTTATTGTCTTATTATTTCCGGACTGTCATGGATTACAATGTGGGATTTCGACAATTATCATGTAAGTGGTTTTCATCTTGATTTTGATTTTCTAATCATTGCCCTGTTGGCTTTTATCTTTGCTGAAATTTTTAAAGAGGGAAATCAATTGATGGAAGAGAACAAACTAACCGTTTAA